Proteins encoded by one window of Vigna radiata var. radiata cultivar VC1973A chromosome 5, Vradiata_ver6, whole genome shotgun sequence:
- the LOC106762436 gene encoding stress response protein nst1: METDRERPHRSTSSNSSSTSELFVCFTSRLSSSSMKLSSKSILSPSRSRDPPQISLSSSLSRRLKSNGSMKGGQASPMFPTAGKRRGCGFENPEPSSPKVTCIGQVRVKTKKQGKKIRARSKRRGEASFRKGEQGGANANGNGNPNADLTRQNSQGFQHHQNCLKHRNQRWVHLPLTICEALREFSCFFPCRSSCMSSEKEKEKGGGVEGGGLVREGSCGNGLGRWLVALQDGDGKGRGIELVMEEEMEDGRDTGERSHSQRRHVFEDIDVDLVVGEEEEKKNDEVVGEEEEKARVSICIPPKNALLLMRCRSDPVKMAALANRFWESPVHINKCQEEEKEGEEHDEEDSGDEDDQEVEDDDTEQPIKVKEDEQQVQEEEVERETKEDTICERETETIVVVSEEEEQQAGKESYEVESVANIESREFHEVKEDEEKGDQEANENTIEKGETLTHPEAHSDLDNLKTEEKEINLQEGKEEVSENNESSELSSTPETFTASEPENDDGEPETEAVTTETSEGSTEEEEEKVTTETESQDPTHDPNSDPQSKERENGSKCEDRERETLPECLLLMMCEPKLSMEVSKETWVCSTDFIRWLPERPAAAGAAKRLTGETFTKTKPKPKPSPPLVQPPRSSCSFPAVGGAAGVSMATMIEQKLVGSKSGNGYEPFVLTRCKSEPMRSSAKLAPEACFWNNRKLEPHPPAAQLGVGAPAGVGF; this comes from the coding sequence atggagacaGATAGAGAGAGACCCCATCGCAGCACAAGTAGCAATAGCAGTAGCACAAGTGAGTTGTTTGTTTGCTTCACTTCTCGTTTGTCCTCTTCATCCATGAAGCTCTCTTCTAAGTCCATTCTCAGCCCAAGCCGCAGCAGAGACCCTCCTCAGATTTCCCTTTCTTCTTCCCTCAGCAGGAGGCTCAAGAGCAATGGAAGCATGAAAGGAGGCCAAGCCTCTCCCATGTTCCCAACTGCTGGCAAGAGAAGAGGGTGTGGCTTTGAGAACCCCGAACCTTCTTCTCCCAAAGTCACTTGCATCGGCCAGGTGAGGGTGAAGACCAAGAAGCAAGGAAAGAAGATAAGGGCAAGGTCTAAGAGGAGGGGGGAGGCTAGCTTTAGGAAGGGTGAACAAGGTGGTGCAAATGCCAATGGAAATGGAAATCCTAATGCAGATCTAACTAGACAAAACAGCCAAGGGTTTCAGCATCACCAGAACTGCTTGAAGCATCGGAATCAGAGATGGGTGCATCTCCCCTTGACAATATGTGAGGCCTTGAGAGAGTTCAGCTGCTTCTTTCCTTGCAGGTCTTCTTGCATGTCAAGtgagaaggagaaggaaaaggGTGGTGGAGTGGAAGGGGGAGGACTTGTGAGAGAGGGTTCGTGTGGGAATGGACTTGGAAGGTGGCTGGTGGCTTTGCAGGATGGGGATGGGAAGGGAAGGGGGATTGAGTTAGTGATGGAGGAAGAAATGGAGGATGGAAGAGACACAGGTGAGAGGAGCCACAGCCAGAGGAGGCATGTGTTTGAAGACATCGATGTTGATTTGGTGgtaggagaggaagaagagaagaagaatgatGAGGTGgtaggagaggaagaagagaaagcaaGAGTTAGCATATGTATTCCTCCGAAAAATGCTCTTTTATTGATGAGATGCAGATCTGATCCAGTCAAAATGGCAGCTCTGGCTAACCGTTTTTGGGAATCACCTGTTCACATAAATAAATGtcaagaagaagagaaagaaggggAAGAACATGATGAAGAAGACAGTGGGGATGAAGATGATCAAGAAGTAGAAGATGACGACACAGAGCAACCCATCAAAGTGAAAGAGGATGAGCAACAAgtacaagaagaagaagttgaaagaGAAACCAAAGAAGATACTATTTGCGAAAGAGAAACAGAAACTATTGTGGTGGtcagtgaagaagaagaacaacaagCGGGGAAGGAAAGCTATGAAGTTGAAAGCGTAGCAAACATAGAAAGCAGAGAGTTTCATGAAGTAAAAGAGGACGAAGAAAAGGGTGACCAAGAAGCAAATGAAAATACCATAGAAAAAGGTGAAACTTTAACACATCCTGAAGCTCATTCAGATCTGGACAACCTTAAAACCGAAGAAAAAGAGATTAATCTCCAGGAGGGTAAAGAAGAAGTGAGCGAAAACAACGAAAGCTCAGAACTTTCTTCCACCCCAGAAACGTTCACAGCTTCAGAACCGGAAAACGACGACGGAGAGCCAGAAACGGAAGCAGTGACGACCGAAACTTCAGAAGGGTCAacggaggaggaagaagagaaagtgaCTACGGAGACTGAAAGTCAAGATCCGACCCATGACCCGAATTCAGATCCACAGTCAAAGGAGCGAGAAAATGGGTCAAAATGCGAAGATAGAGAAAGGGAAACGTTGCCGGAGTGCTTGTTGCTGATGATGTGCGAGCCGAAGCTGTCAATGGAGGTGTCCAAGGAAACCTGGGTGTGCAGCACCGACTTCATACGGTGGCTACCAGAGAGGCCTGCCGCCGCAGGAGCCGCCAAAAGGCTGACTGGAGAGACCTTTACGAAGACCAAGCCAAAGCCGAAGCCTTCTCCACCGCTGGTGCAGCCACCACGGTCGTCGTGCTCGTTCCCGGCGGTTGGCGGCGCCGCCGGAGTGTCAATGGCTACAATGATTGAGCAGAAGCTGGTGGGGTCCAAATCAGGTAATGGGTACGAGCCATTTGTGCTCACGCGCTGCAAGTCGGAGCCGATGAGGTCATCGGCTAAGCTAGCTCCGGAGGCTTGCTTTTGGAACAACAGGAAGCTTGAGCCGCATCCACCCGCCGCTCAGCTTGGGGTCGGCGCGCCGGCTGGTGTTGggttttga